From a region of the Primulina eburnea isolate SZY01 chromosome 7, ASM2296580v1, whole genome shotgun sequence genome:
- the LOC140836715 gene encoding alkaline ceramidase TOD1-like, whose product MGKPMFSTPPLFQSKLFCFSFIYLFSAVFLAGYSAFSATKCIFRSSPFDPIQAPLFSYPSSYGEHKYAISTTRSSCDFPVYFSDYWVALKEIQELCANSSGLLGRHGLKYTQGNAETFGGNLSIDKRLSYFDNNPDDRFVIPCGFFTPFPITSSDRISMEKCDGVVVVSAIFNDHDKIRQPKGLGSKTLNDVCFFMFVDDTTHRRLDFHNLISRKSKEHKIGAWRIVKVSNEDLYQNAAMNGMIPKYLIHRLFPNSKYSVWVDAKLQLVVDPLLLIHSLVVKEKVDMAISKHPYFLHTMEEAMATARWSKWWDVNGLKIQMETYCENGLQPWSSKKPYPTDVPDSALILRKHSSATNLFSCLLFNELEAFNPRDQLPFAYVRDRMKPKLKLNMFEVEVFEQITMEYRHNLKQGGAIAGGPKVKWASSDLSLSVNGSCSKCEGYLLKMWVETHD is encoded by the exons ATGGGGAAACCAATGTTCTCTACGCCGCCACTCTTCCAATCCAAGCTCTTCTGTTTCTCTTTCATCTACCTCTTCTCCGCCGTTTTCTTGGCCGGATACTCCGCCTTCTCCGCCACCAAATGCATTTTCCGCTCATCCCCTTTCGACCCAATCCAGGCTCCTCTCTTCTCCTACCCATCATCCTATGGTGAACACAAGTACGCCATTTCCACCACGCGTTCCTCCTGTGATTTCCCGGTCTACTTTTCCG ATTATTGGGTGGCTTTgaaggaaattcaagaattaTGTGCGAATTCGTCAGGTTTGTTGGGTAGGCATGGTCTGAAGTATACGCAGGGGAATGCAGAAACTTTTGGTGGGAATTTGAGCATTGACAAGAGATTATCTTATTTTGATAATAATCCTGACGATAGATTTGTAATCCCGTGTGGATTCTTTACACCATTTCCAATTACCAGTTCTG ATCGAATTTCCATGGAAAAGTGCGACGGAGTAGTAGTAGTCTCTGCTATATTCAATGACCACGACAAAATCCGGCAGCCGAAGGGCCTAGGATCCAAAACATTGAACGACGTTTGCTTTTTCATGTTCGTAGATGACACCACACACAGAAGACTAGACTTCCATAACttgatttcaagaaaatcaaagGAACACAAAATTGGTGCATGGAGAATCGTCAAGGTCTCGAATGAAGACTTATATCAAAATGCAGCCATGAATGGAATGATACCGAAGTATCTGATCCATCGCCTTTTCCCAAACTCCAAATACAGCGTTTGGGTGGACGCGAAGCTGCAGCTGGTGGTCGATCCTCTACTTCTGATCCACTCACTCGTGGTGAAGGAGAAGGTGGATATGGCGATATCGAAGCACCCCTATTTTTTGCATACGATGGAAGAGGCCATGGCAACCGCCAGATGGAGTAAATGGTGGGACGTGAATGGACTAAAGATCCAAATGGAGACATATTGCGAAAACGGCTTGCAACCATGGTCCTCAAAGAAGCCTTATCCCACAG ACGTGCCAGATAGCGCTCTGATCTTGAGGAAACACAGCTCGGCGACCAATCTTTTCTCGTGCCTCTTGTTCAATGAATTGGAAGCATTCAACCCAAGAGATCAGCTCCCCTTCGCATATGTACGGGACCGAATGAAACCAAAGCTAAAGCTGAACATGTTCGAAGTAGAAGTATTCGAACAAATTACAATGGAATACAGACACAATCTTAAGCAAGGTGGGGCCATTGCTGGAGGGCCCAAAGTAAAATGGGCAAGCTCGGATTTGTCATTATCTGTTAACGGGAGCTGCAGCAAGTGCGAGGGGTATCTTTTAAAGATGTGGGTTGAAACCCATGattga